In one window of Notolabrus celidotus isolate fNotCel1 chromosome 17, fNotCel1.pri, whole genome shotgun sequence DNA:
- the LOC117829305 gene encoding uncharacterized protein LOC117829305 translates to MVVWLPKVTHVFRNLQSALREPEVVDVLLAREVEKGYMLGPFSNSPFSVFRISPIGVATRKYSRKKRLIVDLSAPRNSSVPSINSLIPPEPFSLSYATVDNAVTMIRTAGVGAWLGKADITDAFKVLPLHPSQWHLFGVKWRSRFYFSVKLTFGCRSSPHIFDTLSEALCCILYNGCRLPFVLHLLDDFLVVDFPSSPPARSISLLKDLFRELGVPLSQEKTVGPSTRLEFLGITLDSVLMQASLPLDKLSRIREALSSYSSAAGVTKRGLLSLLGHLNFAMRIIPHGRSFVSHLLTLANSVVDLSDLVVLDEGCRSDLRFWSVLCNEWNGISFFYNDFVESSDSLRFFTDAAPSVGFGGFYNNEWFADKWPLEIQALTESKSTALFELYPVVVACQLWGPSWTRKQIVVFCDNSATVEIINKGRSKIPIINSLMRRLTWLCVLNNFILRAAFIPGHENRVADALSRFKFQEFRDLCPQAKPHSISCPPFNQMILD, encoded by the coding sequence ATGGTAGTTTGGCTCCCAAAAGTGACGCATGTGTTTAGGAATCTGCAATCGGCTCTCCGAGAGCCGGAGGTCGTAGACGTACTCTTGGCTAGGGAAGTCGAGAAGGGCTACATGCTTGGTCCTTTTTCGAACTCCCCCTTTTCTGTCTTCCGGATAAGTCCCATCGGCGTAGCTACCAGGAAGTATTCTCGTAAGAAACGCCTTATTGTAGATCTGTCCGCCCCTCGCAATTCGTCTGTCCCGAGCATAAACAGTTTGATTCCTCCGGAGCCCTTTTCCTTATCCTACGCTACCGTCGATAATGCAGTGACGATGATTCGGACGGCGGGTGTGGGCGCTTGGCTGGGCAAGGCAGACATTACTGATGCTTTCAAAGTGCTGCCACTTCACCCGTCCCAGTGGCACCTCTTTGGAGTCAAATGGCGGTCTCGGTTCTATTTTTCGGTTAAGCTGACTTTCGGCTGCCGTAGTAGTCCTCATATATTCGACACCCTGTCGGAGGCGTTGTGCTGTATTCTCTATAACGGCTGCAGGTTGCCTTTCGTGTTGCATCTCTTGGATGATTTTCTGGTGGTGGattttccttcttctcctccggCTCGTAGCATCTCTTTGTTGAAAGACCTTTTCCGGGAGTTGGgtgtccctctctctcaggAAAAGACCGTAGGCCCTTCCACTCGCTTGGAGTTTCTCGGCATCACTCTTGATAGCGTGCTCATGCAGGCTTCCCTGCCTCTTGACAAGTTGTCTCGCATTAGAGAGGCTCTTAGCTCCTATTCCTCTGCTGCTGGTGTTACGAAACGTGGTTTGTTGTCCCTGCTAGGTCACCTGAATTTTGCTATGCGTATTATACCTCATGGTAGGTCTTTTGTGTCCCACTTGCTGACTCTGGCTAATTCTGTTGTGGATTTGTCCGATCTGGTCGTATTGGATGAGGGCTGCCGTTCGGATCTTCGCTTTTGGTCCGTGTTGTGTAACGAGTGGAATGGCATTTCCTTTTTCTATAATGATTTTGTTGAGTCCTCCGATTCCCTCCGTTTTTTCACTGATGCAGCCCCTTCTGTTGGTTTTGGGGGGTTTTACAACAATGAGTGGTTCGCGGACAAATGGCCCTTAGAGATTCAGGCTCTCACTGAGTCCAAATCAACAGCTCTCTTTGAGCTTTACCCCGTCGTCGTTGCTTGCCAGCTGTGGGGCCCCAGTTGGACAAGAAAACAAATCGTGGTGTTTTGCGACAATTCTGCGACGGTAGAAATCATCAATAAAGGCCGCTCCAAAATACCGATAATAAACAGCCTCATGCGTCGTCTCACCTGGCTGTGTGTTCTGAATAATTTTATTCTGCGGGCAGCCTTTATTCCAGGTCACGAGAACCGCGTAGCTGATGCCCTGTCTCGTTTTAAATTCCAGGAGTTCAGAGACCTGTGTCCCCAGGCCAAGCCACACAGCATTTCCTGCCCGCCGTTCAATCAGATGATCCTGGATTGA